The Triticum urartu cultivar G1812 chromosome 5, Tu2.1, whole genome shotgun sequence genome contains the following window.
ATGTCTGCAGATCACCCTCCACCTTGTTTCTCGTTCCTTTCATCTTCTTGATGTTAACTTGAGCTTCACATCTTTCTCGCAAAAAATAAGTTGAGCTTCACATCTAGACTTTGTTTTGTGTAAAATCTTGAGCAATTATCTATGAAAATCATTCATTATGCATTTTGTGACCAATTTAAGGTCTATGCAATAAAAATCTTAAATACACATGTGTTTAGATTTGGAAAATATATATAGTGGTGCTACTTGGTCTGTTTTCCTCTAATTCTGTTTTCCCGTCTATAGGTGATATGTACTACATTGCTTTGCTTGGACTTTCGGTTTGCTCAATGTTTATATGTAGACTAATTTACGTTAGTTCTTGCTACACCTGTGCCATTGTGCTGAAAAGGTGCTCTTGTACTGGTTACCGCCCCGTCATGTAGAAGTCAACCCATATGCACATCCAGCACAAGTAAATATGGCAGTCAAAATCTATTCCCAATGGAGAAGAGTGAGTTGTCTCGCCACTCTGTTGGATTTGTTTGGAAGCATGGAATGAATTAGTGGTATATAAACATGCTTTGATATAGTATCCATGAAACttactactactccctccattcccaaatataagtccttttagagatttcaacaagggactacatacggagcaaaatgactgaatctatactttaaaatatgtctatatacatccgtatgttgtagtccatttgaaacctctaaaaagacttatatttaggaacggagggagtaatatttTTTTCTTACTTGCCTATTTGTTTGGCAATGTTTTTTTAGATTTATAAATCTTTCATTTTTGTAGGATGTGCTACACTTTGGCAAGTCTTGTTTTCTTCCGCTTTGTACTTTTGTCCTTGCTTAACATTCATAGTAAAGTGATTTAAGACTTGAAGAACATGATACGGTTCCAtcgcaaaagaagaagaagaagaacatggTACGGTCTCACTGTGAGTGTTAGCTCTCTACTAAATGTTGCGTCTTTTTTATAAAATTAGTAACAAACATTTAGATAAGTTTTTTGGTACATGTTGCATGTTGTTGTGGACTGATTATTTGCTTCATTTATCAACATCTTGTTGATTTATGATTCTTCAGTAAAGCCACACATACATGGCGTCACTAAATGTTCTATCTTGGAATGATATCTAAAAACATGAGCTTGTAGAAGACAACTAATTTTTTCTTAGCCGCTATCACTAACGAGCCTTTATGTCTGAACATTGAAATTATATTAGTAATACAAGCTTTAATCGCCATTAACTGCGGTGGATGCATGTCATGACCACCGAATGGGTAGGAATGTTGCATGGTCAGTTTTCTTTTAATCCTTACATGCAAGAATGTAATGCATCTCATAATCTAAACAGATgtgagaaagaaataaaaatagaacttacaataataataataataataatgagaTAGGCTCAACAAACCATAAATGAAGGAGAGTATGTATTATACCACACACTTATGTTATACTCCCTCTGAATGCGTTTTGAATCACCGGGCAGATTGTGGTCTTCTTCTAGTTTCCAAATCTGCCCATAATTCAATTTCACTGCCTGCCTAAATCCACTTTGTATGTTTTGAGTCCATTCGGGTTTGGTTTTGTTAGGTTTTAAATTCAAACATGTTTGTATTTTtaaatttttgaagtttgtaaaAATCCCCAAACCACTTAATGTAAGTTCCCCATATTTGTCAATTATCTTGGTCTAAATCTTTCTTTTCTTCAATCTTCTGTTTAATAattgaaaaagaaaaaaaaacaagaaGGAGAGGTCCATCAGCCAGCATACAGCCCAGCTAAACTTTCGTGGTCGGCCTATCCACCCCCGCTAACCCTCTATAGCAGCCAGGAGAAGACCGATCCCCACATTCCCTCTCCCGTCTCTCCTCGTCTCTCCCTCCAGCGCCGTCACCCCGCGCCTCCCTTTGCCTCGCGGCCGGCCCCGTCACCGGCGTCCACCGCCCAAACCTCCTCCTTCCTGCTCGTTCGGTGCTCTTCTTTCGGTCTCTGCTCCCTCTTTTCTTTTTTCCGAGAAAAACCGGCCTCTGCTCCCTCTCTGTGGAACCCGGCCTCAAGGGATGCAATAAGAGGCCCATCTTGCAGCCCAGGCCTAGGTTACCAAACATACGGCGACAGCCCATAGCGGGGGTGTTGCACAAAACACACCTCTCCTCGCGCGGAGCCaccaccaccccgccgccgccgccgcccgtcgtcgcgcAGCCACCTCATCGCCGCCGCCCCACGACGTCGCGCTCCGTCTCGGCCATGGCGAAGACGAAGCCGATGGCAGCCGGTGCGGCCGCGGCGGAaaagaagcagaacaagaagaaaggCAAGGGCGGCAACATGAAGGGGAGGAACGGCCCGGCGGCCGTGGCCATGAAGGCGCGCGGGGCtggggccgcggcggcggagcggAGCAACCCCTTCGAGGCCATCTGGTCGCGCCGCAAGTTCGACGTGCTCGGCAAGAAGCGCAAGGGCGAGGAGAGGCGCACCTCCCGCTCCCGCTCCGACGCCATCCACAAGGTAAGTGCTTGCTGAACTGCTAATAGACCGAGCGATTTTCGGGCGAAGCTCGATTCTTTGGCCTGATGTCGCGGCATGGCGTGGTTGCAGAGGGAGAACACCCTGCTCAAGGAGTTCGAGCAGAGCGCCAAGTCGTCGGTCTTCCACGACCGGCGCATCGGCGAGAGGGACGAGACTCTGCCCGAGTACGACAAGGCCATCCTCCGTCAGCAGCGAGAGCACATGGTATGTGCCGCTTACCTCGTTATATCCAGAGTCACTCTGTTAGCGCAGCATTCTCTAGTCAACAATGGGATTCCTGGGTCCAAGGTTGGACACATAAACTGCATGGATTAGTAGAGATGCAAATAGGGAAACCAGTGTTCTTGTTGTGTTATAGGAACAAATTTATGCATGTTTTGTCCCCTTCATTTCCATCTATCAGTATGTGCCACGCATTGCAAGTATGCGGTCGAAGTGCTCCTTCTCATTTTAGTGACGGCGGCGGTGTGTGTCCAGGAGTTTGTTAAGTTTCCCCCTTTTCTCATGATTTCTAGGCGAAGTTGAAACGGGCAAGCAAATTCAATCTGTCCGATGAGGAGGATGACGAGGATTCTCACACGCTTTTGGGAAATGATGATTTCAATGAAGAGGTGCCTATTGGTGACGACAGTGATGAAGAAGGTGTGTTTTAAGCTCTCATCTAAGTATCTTGCACTATATTTAATTGGCCCATGTTTTCTGCTTCGTGGGATACTTCTGAGTCTCCTGTGTTATGTATGTATGTATCTCACATTTGTATTTTACAAACTACTGTGGTATTTTAAGTTAGCTTTTAGTTTATTATCTGAAACAGAGCATTTAAAATATATTGGGATATATGTTGTCCATCCAAAATAAATTGAAATTTTGTTGATGGCCTGCAAAACAAACCTTTTGAAGTTCTGCTTGTCGTGTAGATTCCTGGGGCCAAAGGCTGGACACATAAACTGGGATTAGAGCATTTAAAAGACTAAAAGATATATGCTGTCAATCCAAAATATTTTTTTTTGTCGATGACCTGTAAAACAAACCTTTTGGAGTTCTGCTTGTTCTTCTGAGAGATTCTGTAGATTACTGTAGTCTGACACCTAGTTTTAGGTTTGCTCTGAGAGATTCTGAAATTTGTTCATTCTATTTATTCTGTGGGATGCAAATGTTACGGGCTCATACAGGTGTTGGAATTGTCTCGAATTTAGGTCTCTGAGTTGGCAAGAATTTCTTGACGTTggcaaatactccctccgttccaaattactcgtcgcagaaatggatgtatctagaactaaaatacatctagatacatccatacctgcgacaagtaattcggaacggagggagtaacaatTGGAATCCAAAACATGGGTTGGAATTTGACACGTCTGACTCAAAATAATCTGGGACGGGGTTGGCCCTAGTAAAACTGATAAGATAGCATAACATAACTTTCTACTGTAGATATTTGATTTAGCTATCAATGTTTGTTATTGTTTAGTATCTAAAATCCTTTGTGGTCTCCACCTTTGGTAACCACTGATTTTCCCCTATATCACACATGACCTAGTTTCAGTTTTGGCACTTAGTTTGCTAGGCTCAGCGTTGGGAATGTACGATGGTTGTTATCGGAGAAATTATTTATGttaacatactccctccgtcccaaaattcttgtcttagatttgtctagatacggatgtatctaacactaaaatgtaactagatacatccgtatttagacaaatttaagacaagaattttgggacggagggagtattaaagTTTTATAAGGATTAGAATCCCCATCTACAGGAACTGATGTTAATGTTTCTATTTTGCTTAATGTGCTTAACCTTTTGTATTTTCAGGTAACACGCTCTCAAAGAAGCGCTTATCTCTCCAAAGTAGTGATCTCCCTTCAGAAACTGACCTGCCCGGAGAAACACATGTAATGTTTCCTAGGAATTACTAATTACATTTAGATCTCATCTGTTATCGATATGCTGTGTGCTTAATCTAGTCACTCCTGTTTGCAGGGTCACAAGAGCAAAAAGGAAGTTATGTCAGAGATCATTTTGAAGAGTAAATTTTACAAGGTAGAGTGTcctgtgtgtacaaaaaacatTATTCCTTCTGTTGCTGCCTTTTTTTCTGTCTTGGGCTATCACCTAGAACATTTCCTATCATTCTGAAACTTAAATAAACTGTTTTGAATTTTCCCTACAAATTATTATTTGGTTCGATACATGATGCTTATTTCACAGTTTTCAAATCTTGGTATTTGCTTTTTTTCCAAATTGTTTGCAAAGGTAATCAAAAGAAGCCTTTGATATAGCTTTGTATGTCTACCTTAGTGCCTTCCATGACAAAAATGACCAAGTGTTTATCAGTGCGGTGAAGATATATGTGGATGTGAGGGATTAGATAAACAGGACATCATTCTTATATGCTGGATGCACAGCTTGAACTCGGACATATTAGACTCCTTAACTTCCTAATACAATAGTATTGGACTCATTCCAATCCAGCCACCTCCTATTTCCATTATAGTTCCATGTTGCTTTATGCATGACCTCATTAGATTGGTATTGCAGATCTGTTGGGTTGTGTACATGATTTGCAGTTTTGCACACACTATACTTGTTATTATGCATTCTTCTATTTCCATATTTGTAGCATGAAGTGGCTACGTTAACATAATTTTGTCTTGTTGCAGGCCCAAAAAGCCAAGGAAAAGGAACAGGATGAACATCTTGTTGACAAGTTAGATAGTGATTTTGCATTGCTGGCCCAGACACCAGAACTTCTATCCCTGACCGAATCAGCTAGAGTGAACACACATAAAAACAATTCAAGTACAATCCATAAAGGTTCATCTGGTCTGACCGGAAAGGAGATTTTCAATAAGGTAGCATTTACTGCTTGTCTTCCCATTTAGATCATCAACAAGCCCAAGATTATTCATTATATTACATAGCTTTCAGTCGACAATTAAGCTGGCAGCATGGGTGGAACCTCTGTTATGTTGTTAGAAGTCGTTGCACACACCGAACAGTGCACACACATGTAAGCTTGAAAAGAGAAAATAGTAGACTAGACATGGTAGCCCATTAGTTGATTTGCTTTAAATTTTGTGGACCAGTTTATGCGTCTATTCTAAAGATATGCACGTCCTTGGTGGAGTCGCTCCTCTCATTTGGTACCTTGGGATGAAGTGTGTACAGCAGCATGTCCACTTTTAATTTCGCAAATTTTGATTGTTGTGCATGGGCCTGTAAATATGTTAACTTTGTCAGTTCCTGGTACTGAAGTTGCATATTGTTTGTTGCATTCCAGGAAAAGCCAGACGCATACGACAAACTGGTGAAAGAAATGGTGATGGATCAACGTGCTCGCCCGTCGGACAGGACAAAAACCCCAGAAGAACTAGCTCAGGAAGAAAAAGAACGTCTTGAGAAGTTGGAGGTTCGTCCGATCTAGTTGCATTGGATGCAACTGCTGcttgcatatttaaaatttgcctTTTCTGTCCATCCTACAGTTGTTTTTGTGAACTCTAGTGTGATGATTTTAGGTTTAGCTTGTAATTCTACCACATCAGTGGTGTTTTTGCTGATGGAAGTACTGATATTAAATCGCTTGCTGATGCTTAATGACATTGTAGAAGGAACGTCACAAGCGGATGCTTGGAACTGCTGAGTCCTCTGACGAAGAAGATGATGATAGCGAGGATGGTGATCATCATATGAGGGCGGATAACTCAAAACCTATATCTGGCGATGATCTTGGTGATTCCTTCTCTTTTGACGAGCcaacaaaaaggaaaaaaggtTGGGTTGATGAAATTTACGAGAATGAGGGTAGAAAGATAGGTGAAGGTGTAGCATCTGGCGATGAAGGAAGTGATGACAgtggtgaagacgaggatgaggaTGAAGAAGATGCTGGTGATGAAGAGGATTCAAGTGATGATGACTTCCGTAATATGCCGGCAAGAGACTGGGAGCAAAGTGACGACGATGAGGTTGCTTTAGAAGAAGATGAAAAGGATGATGTCAAAGATAAAGAACAAGTTATCGGCGAAAAAGTTATGAAAACAAATGCACAAAATCTGAAGAGAGTATCTAATGCGAAGCAAAAACCACATGGCAAGGATGAAGATCTTCCTTTCGTGATAGAAGCACCAAATAACTTACAAGATCTAAGCTCCTTGGTTGATGGTCGCTCAGAAACTGAAATAGCTGAGATTATAAGCCGGATACGTACTTGCAATTCAATAAGGCTTACACCTGAAAACAGAAAGAAAATGCAAGTATGTGGTAAACTAAATTCATCTGGTTATTACCAAATATATTTACTTAATTATTCATTATCTTTCCCATTGCATCCATCAATGTATCCTCAAATATTTTGCAGGTTTTCTATGGTGTTCTCCTGCAGTATTTTGCAGTTTTAGCTACTCAGAGTCCAGTGAAGTTTAAAGTAATTGAGACCCTTGTTAAACCCTTAGTTGAGATGAGTGGAGAGACACCATATTTTGCTGCAATATGTGCTAGGGAACGACTTATTCATACACGTGCTCGTCTATGTGAAGACATCAAAGTTCCAGGTTTCTGAGGCTATTCTTTTTTAAACTGGAAATTGGTTTTGTTGTCATTAATCTGCCATCCTTATTATGTGGTCTCTTTGAACTTACAGGAAAAAGCAGCTTGCCTAGTTTGAAGACATTACTTCTCCTGAGGTTATGGTCTCTTATATTCCCCTGCTCTGACTTCCGGCATGCTGTCGCAACTCCAATGCTTCTGCTTATGTGTGAATATCTGATGCGATGCCCTATACAGTCTGGCCGAGATGCAGCTGTTGGTTCTTTCTTGTGCTCCATGGTGCTTGCGGTATGCTCTCCAGCCTTACATTATCTTGTGTATTAGTTTATCTTTCTCCCCGATGAGTACATATTGTATGCTCCAGAGACCTAATTAGCATGAATAATTTGAATGGCAGAAGCCAATTAGCTGAATTTCTTCTGTTTCTGCATCCCAAGTACACATGGAATTCCTTCCCCCCACTTTTACAGCAGGAAATATTCATCATGTCTGCAAATTTCAATCTGTAGGCTACTAAAGAATCAAAAAAGTTCTGCCCTGAAGCTATCAGTTTTCTGCAAACTCTTCTGGTAACATCACTTAAAGGAGAAGTTAGCAATCAGGTAAGTGTGAATCCAGTTGTTAAGCATACATTTCAGCTTGCTGCTTCATATTAAGTTGAATCTCCTTTGGTATAGATCAATGACCAGTTTATGGAGCTCAAGACATTGAAACCATGGCTTCATATCAGCGAGCAAATGC
Protein-coding sequences here:
- the LOC125509883 gene encoding nucleolar protein 14, whose translation is MAKTKPMAAGAAAAEKKQNKKKGKGGNMKGRNGPAAVAMKARGAGAAAAERSNPFEAIWSRRKFDVLGKKRKGEERRTSRSRSDAIHKRENTLLKEFEQSAKSSVFHDRRIGERDETLPEYDKAILRQQREHMAKLKRASKFNLSDEEDDEDSHTLLGNDDFNEEVPIGDDSDEEGNTLSKKRLSLQSSDLPSETDLPGETHGHKSKKEVMSEIILKSKFYKAQKAKEKEQDEHLVDKLDSDFALLAQTPELLSLTESARVNTHKNNSSTIHKGSSGLTGKEIFNKEKPDAYDKLVKEMVMDQRARPSDRTKTPEELAQEEKERLEKLEKERHKRMLGTAESSDEEDDDSEDGDHHMRADNSKPISGDDLGDSFSFDEPTKRKKGWVDEIYENEGRKIGEGVASGDEGSDDSGEDEDEDEEDAGDEEDSSDDDFRNMPARDWEQSDDDEVALEEDEKDDVKDKEQVIGEKVMKTNAQNLKRVSNAKQKPHGKDEDLPFVIEAPNNLQDLSSLVDGRSETEIAEIISRIRTCNSIRLTPENRKKMQVFYGVLLQYFAVLATQSPVKFKVIETLVKPLVEMSGETPYFAAICARERLIHTRARLCEDIKVPGKSSLPSLKTLLLLRLWSLIFPCSDFRHAVATPMLLLMCEYLMRCPIQSGRDAAVGSFLCSMVLAATKESKKFCPEAISFLQTLLVTSLKGEVSNQINDQFMELKTLKPWLHISEQMHEVNRMNILDLMSMDPDSPFFASDNFKAGVLLSVAECLRGFVIIHEGLCSFPEIFMPVSSLLQQIMEKSELPALLQEIFQDVIDLIKKRSDEHHASREPLQMRKQKPEPIKQLNPKFEENYVKGLDYDPDRERARLKKLKKQVKSEKRGAMSELRKDSYFMAAVKEKERMKHEQERSEKYGKAMAFLQEQESAFKCGQMGKGKKRRR